In a single window of the Flavobacterium ammoniigenes genome:
- a CDS encoding mechanosensitive ion channel domain-containing protein: MYNSFFNDFAREAIATGIVLILLVLLRIITTKLVRRYARLSQTVERRTNLVIKYLHLLINILLLVALVIIWGVDAKDIIIAVSSLATIVGVAMVAQWSILSNITSGIILFFSYPFKIGDTIHIHDKDFPVIAEIEDIGAFYISMINKEGELVIYPNNLLLQKGISIINLESKSDSEFTD; the protein is encoded by the coding sequence ATGTATAATTCATTTTTTAACGATTTTGCACGCGAAGCTATTGCTACAGGAATTGTCTTAATTCTGTTAGTATTATTACGAATTATCACAACAAAATTGGTTCGCCGTTATGCCCGATTGAGTCAAACGGTAGAAAGACGCACTAACCTTGTAATTAAATATTTACACTTATTAATTAACATTTTGCTTCTTGTTGCCTTGGTTATTATTTGGGGTGTAGATGCCAAAGACATTATCATTGCTGTATCTTCTTTGGCAACCATCGTGGGTGTTGCCATGGTGGCACAATGGTCTATTTTGAGTAACATTACTTCGGGGATTATTTTGTTTTTTTCGTATCCGTTTAAAATTGGTGATACCATTCATATCCATGATAAAGATTTTCCTGTAATTGCAGAAATTGAAGATATCGGGGCATTTTATATTAGTATGATTAATAAAGAAGGCGAATTGGTTATTTACCCCAACAACCTGCTGTTGCAAAAAGGAATTTCGATCATTAATCTAGAATCAAAATCAGATTCTGAATTTACTGATTAA
- a CDS encoding Maf-like protein — protein MLKDKLANYTLILASGSPRRQQFFKDLDLNFEIRLKEIEEVYPPELQAEAITNYLAELKASAFEGELKENEILITSDTIVWYNNKALGKPKNEEDAFAILQSLSNATHEVITSVCFKTKAKTDTIFEVTKVTFNALSDQVIHYYLDHYKPYDKAGAYGIQEWIGFVGVAKIEGSYTNVMGMPTDKVFNYLNNLDN, from the coding sequence ATGCTCAAAGATAAACTAGCCAACTATACCTTGATTTTAGCTTCGGGTTCGCCAAGACGCCAACAGTTTTTCAAAGACTTGGATTTGAATTTTGAAATTCGTCTTAAAGAAATTGAAGAAGTCTATCCTCCTGAATTACAAGCAGAAGCAATTACTAATTATTTAGCCGAATTAAAAGCTAGCGCATTTGAAGGTGAACTTAAGGAAAATGAAATACTCATTACCAGCGATACGATTGTTTGGTACAACAATAAAGCTTTGGGTAAACCCAAAAACGAGGAAGATGCTTTTGCTATTTTACAATCGTTATCCAATGCCACGCACGAAGTGATTACTTCAGTTTGTTTCAAAACCAAAGCAAAAACAGATACTATTTTTGAAGTAACAAAAGTCACTTTTAATGCACTGAGCGATCAAGTCATCCACTATTATTTAGACCATTACAAACCCTATGACAAAGCAGGCGCTTATGGAATTCAAGAATGGATTGGGTTTGTGGGAGTAGCCAAAATTGAAGGTTCCTATACGAATGTGATGGGAATGCCAACTGATAAAGTGTTCAACTATTTAAATAATTTAGACAACTAA
- a CDS encoding KdsC family phosphatase — MAKSYKEIMNNITTFVFDVDGVLTDGSVFVSNEGEMLRTMNIRDGYALKSAVDSGYNVCIISGGSNEGVRVRLRNLGITDIHLGTPDKVATFDEYTDIYSIKPEQVLYMGDDIPDYHVMKLVGLPTCPQDASPEIKSISNYISHKNGGKGAVRDVIEQVMKVQGKWMENFDGKHD, encoded by the coding sequence ATGGCAAAAAGCTATAAAGAAATAATGAACAACATCACGACTTTTGTTTTTGATGTCGATGGTGTACTTACTGATGGTTCTGTTTTTGTATCTAATGAAGGTGAAATGCTTCGCACCATGAATATCCGCGATGGATATGCGTTGAAATCTGCTGTAGATAGCGGTTACAATGTGTGTATTATTTCAGGCGGAAGCAACGAAGGCGTTCGTGTTCGTTTGCGCAATCTTGGCATTACCGATATTCATTTAGGTACTCCAGACAAAGTAGCTACATTCGATGAATACACTGATATTTACAGTATTAAACCAGAACAAGTCTTGTATATGGGCGATGATATCCCTGATTATCATGTGATGAAATTGGTTGGTTTACCCACTTGTCCACAAGATGCCAGTCCAGAAATAAAATCAATTTCAAATTATATTTCACATAAAAATGGTGGAAAAGGCGCCGTTCGTGATGTTATTGAACAAGTCATGAAAGTGCAAGGAAAATGGATGGAGAATTTTGACGGAAAACACGATTAA
- a CDS encoding Rossmann-like and DUF2520 domain-containing protein: MIKVSIIGSGNVAQHLIQAFQLNSQIELVQVVARDIKKVAHLLDSNRITSEYTQLQEADLYIIAVSDDAIAEVSSALPFENRLVAHTSGTVALDSLNSNNRRAVFYPLQSFSKDKPIDFKSVPICLEAENEKDVQILKQLAHSISNAFYEINSEQRKALHVAAVFVNNFVNYLYQMGNEICDANAIPFEILKPLIQETANKIATLSPKNAQTGPAKRNDLKTIAAHEEFLKDENQAAIYKLLTQSLQNNGKKL, encoded by the coding sequence ATGATTAAAGTAAGCATTATCGGTTCAGGAAATGTTGCCCAACATTTGATTCAGGCATTTCAATTGAATAGCCAAATCGAATTGGTTCAGGTAGTGGCTCGCGATATAAAAAAAGTCGCACACCTACTCGATTCCAATCGCATAACGTCTGAGTATACTCAATTACAAGAAGCTGATCTGTATATCATTGCGGTTTCGGATGACGCTATTGCTGAGGTTTCTTCAGCTTTACCATTTGAAAATCGATTGGTAGCGCATACTTCGGGGACAGTCGCTTTAGATAGTTTGAATTCTAATAATCGACGTGCTGTTTTTTATCCTTTACAATCCTTTTCCAAAGACAAACCAATTGATTTCAAATCAGTTCCTATTTGCCTTGAAGCCGAGAATGAAAAAGATGTACAGATTTTGAAACAATTGGCACATTCCATTTCAAACGCTTTTTATGAAATCAACTCAGAACAACGAAAAGCCTTGCATGTGGCCGCTGTTTTTGTAAATAATTTTGTCAATTATTTGTACCAAATGGGCAACGAAATTTGCGATGCGAATGCAATTCCTTTTGAAATTCTAAAACCGTTGATTCAGGAAACGGCAAATAAAATTGCAACTCTTTCGCCAAAAAATGCCCAAACAGGGCCTGCCAAGCGAAACGATCTGAAAACTATTGCAGCCCACGAAGAATTTTTAAAAGATGAAAATCAAGCTGCTATTTATAAACTACTAACTCAATCCCTACAAAATAATGGCAAAAAGCTATAA
- the ccsA gene encoding cytochrome c biogenesis protein, protein MDKKISSILFSTRLMAVLFIVFAVAMGAGTFIESKYNTDTARIWIYNAWWFEVIMVFFMINFFGNIKRYQLLKKEKWATLLLHLAFIFILFGAFITRYISYEGVMPIREGATENKVYSDKTFLTVFVDGDYKGEPRRRVFEKPLLLSPVADNDFTLSGEFADTPFKVNYANYIMGAKQKIAPNAKGTLYLKLVEAGEGGREEHFLKEGEVQNIHNVLFALNKPTDGAINISTLGDTPTIQTPFEGNFMRMADKLQGKVEKDMVQPLMMRSLYSIGEKRFVFPDPPTKGTITYESDNDFKAKNHNDALVITLTAEGQQKEVTLLGSKGKTGEPQTVKIGNKDYSFFFGSKTYDLPFMIKLNDFIAKKYPGTEKSYSAFESQVTVKDSTETFDAQIYMNHVLDYKGFRFFQSSFDPDEKGTVLSVNHDFWGTNITYLGYFLLYIAMMAILFTKHSRFGDLKRKLEAVKTKKSQWITILILMLSLNAWSQDHNHADHAGHSHAESEGKNNHSGHIQKMPSTAEIDSLIAKFKVSEAHAAQFGRLIIQDAGGRMKPINTFSSELLRKVSHSDSYKGMNSDQAFLSMTQYASAWIQVPIIYIKAGNDSIRKIIGIDSKAKFAPFVSFFDAKGNYKLTPYLEEAFKSANPNQFEKDFIETDKKVNLMESALSGRILKIFPIPNDPNNKWISYLELNESGMKGMDATYTKSILPLYFGTLGNAATSNDYKSANELLASLNGFQKKFGSSVMPTEDKIDLEIAYNKYDVFKNLPYWYLTAAVLMLLLCIVDIYKSRKAIRISINVIHVAIGLLFLLHTLGLIARWVISGHAPWSNAYESIIYVAWATMFFGLAFDRKSKLTVASSAFVTAMILMAAYMNWIDPEIANLQPVLNSYWLMIHVAVIVASYGPFALGMILGLVSLILILFTNEKNKVKMDLNIQEITYINEMALTIGLIMLTIGNFLGGQWANESWGRYWGWDPKETWALISIFVYAFVIHARFVPALRGKWIFNLMSMFAFVSILFTYYGVNFHLVGLHSYASGEAKSLDWIWQSLGAISILGAITYPKYRKYYKK, encoded by the coding sequence ATGGATAAAAAAATAAGCTCAATTTTGTTTTCTACTCGCTTGATGGCGGTTCTTTTTATAGTTTTTGCTGTTGCGATGGGAGCAGGAACTTTTATTGAAAGTAAATACAATACCGATACCGCTCGTATATGGATCTATAATGCCTGGTGGTTTGAAGTAATTATGGTCTTTTTTATGATCAATTTCTTTGGAAATATTAAGCGTTACCAATTATTAAAAAAAGAAAAATGGGCAACTTTATTATTGCATTTAGCTTTTATTTTTATTTTGTTTGGAGCTTTTATTACCCGATATATTAGTTATGAAGGCGTGATGCCCATTCGCGAAGGAGCTACCGAGAATAAAGTATACTCCGATAAAACATTTTTAACGGTGTTTGTGGATGGGGACTACAAAGGAGAACCTAGACGTAGAGTTTTTGAAAAACCATTACTGCTTTCACCTGTTGCTGATAATGATTTTACCCTTTCTGGCGAATTTGCCGATACCCCTTTTAAAGTGAATTATGCCAATTATATTATGGGGGCCAAACAAAAAATCGCACCCAATGCTAAAGGAACCTTGTATTTAAAATTAGTTGAAGCAGGCGAGGGTGGTCGTGAAGAACATTTCTTGAAAGAAGGCGAAGTACAAAATATTCATAATGTTTTATTTGCTTTGAATAAACCTACAGATGGTGCCATTAATATTTCCACTTTGGGAGATACACCAACCATTCAAACGCCTTTTGAAGGAAATTTTATGCGAATGGCGGATAAACTCCAAGGCAAGGTGGAAAAAGACATGGTACAACCTTTGATGATGCGTTCCTTGTATTCTATTGGTGAAAAGCGTTTTGTTTTTCCAGATCCTCCCACAAAAGGAACGATCACTTACGAATCGGATAATGACTTTAAAGCGAAAAATCATAATGATGCTTTGGTCATTACTCTAACGGCAGAGGGGCAACAAAAAGAAGTAACGCTTCTAGGTTCCAAAGGAAAAACAGGCGAACCTCAAACGGTAAAAATTGGGAACAAAGACTATTCTTTCTTTTTTGGAAGCAAAACCTACGATTTGCCTTTCATGATTAAATTGAATGATTTTATTGCTAAAAAATATCCAGGAACAGAAAAGAGTTATTCAGCTTTCGAAAGTCAAGTCACTGTAAAAGATTCTACTGAAACTTTTGATGCTCAAATTTATATGAATCATGTTTTGGATTACAAAGGTTTCCGTTTCTTTCAGTCGTCGTTTGATCCTGATGAAAAAGGAACTGTTTTATCGGTGAATCACGATTTTTGGGGAACCAATATTACCTATTTGGGTTACTTTTTATTGTATATTGCTATGATGGCCATTTTGTTTACCAAACATTCTCGTTTTGGAGATTTAAAGCGAAAATTAGAAGCAGTAAAAACTAAAAAATCACAATGGATTACTATTCTTATTTTGATGTTAAGTTTGAATGCTTGGTCTCAAGATCACAATCATGCGGATCATGCAGGCCATTCTCACGCTGAATCCGAAGGCAAAAACAATCATTCGGGTCACATTCAGAAAATGCCTTCTACAGCCGAAATTGATTCGTTGATTGCTAAATTTAAAGTTTCTGAAGCACATGCAGCACAATTTGGTCGTTTGATTATTCAAGATGCAGGTGGAAGAATGAAACCGATTAATACGTTTTCTTCCGAATTGTTGCGAAAAGTAAGCCATTCGGACAGTTATAAAGGCATGAATTCAGATCAAGCTTTCTTATCGATGACGCAATATGCCAGTGCTTGGATTCAGGTGCCAATTATATACATCAAAGCAGGTAATGATAGTATTCGTAAAATTATTGGAATAGATAGTAAAGCAAAATTTGCTCCTTTTGTATCCTTTTTTGATGCCAAAGGAAATTACAAATTAACCCCTTATTTGGAAGAGGCTTTTAAGAGTGCTAATCCGAACCAGTTTGAAAAAGATTTTATTGAAACGGATAAAAAGGTGAATTTAATGGAATCGGCTTTGAGTGGTCGTATCTTGAAAATATTCCCAATTCCCAATGATCCTAACAACAAATGGATTTCCTATTTGGAATTGAACGAATCAGGAATGAAAGGGATGGACGCGACTTATACAAAGAGTATTTTACCTTTGTATTTTGGAACACTCGGCAACGCGGCTACAAGCAATGATTACAAGTCAGCCAATGAATTGTTAGCAAGTTTGAATGGTTTCCAAAAGAAATTCGGAAGTTCTGTTATGCCTACAGAAGATAAAATCGATTTAGAAATTGCCTACAACAAATACGATGTTTTCAAAAACTTGCCGTATTGGTATTTGACGGCTGCAGTATTGATGTTACTGTTGTGTATTGTAGATATTTATAAATCAAGAAAAGCAATTCGTATTAGTATTAACGTAATTCACGTTGCGATTGGATTATTGTTTCTCTTACACACATTAGGTTTAATTGCACGTTGGGTAATTTCGGGACATGCGCCTTGGAGTAATGCATATGAATCGATTATTTATGTAGCTTGGGCTACCATGTTTTTTGGTTTGGCTTTCGATAGAAAATCAAAATTAACCGTAGCTTCTTCGGCATTTGTTACCGCCATGATTTTAATGGCGGCCTATATGAATTGGATTGATCCAGAAATCGCCAACCTACAACCCGTTTTGAATTCGTATTGGTTGATGATTCACGTTGCGGTTATTGTAGCCAGTTATGGACCCTTTGCTTTGGGAATGATTTTGGGATTAGTTTCATTAATTTTGATTTTGTTTACCAATGAGAAGAACAAAGTTAAGATGGATTTGAATATTCAGGAGATTACGTATATCAATGAAATGGCGCTAACTATTGGATTGATTATGTTAACTATTGGAAACTTCTTGGGTGGACAATGGGCTAACGAAAGTTGGGGCCGTTACTGGGGTTGGGATCCAAAAGAGACTTGGGCATTGATCAGTATTTTTGTCTATGCTTTTGTCATTCACGCTCGATTTGTTCCAGCCTTACGAGGAAAATGGATTTTTAACTTGATGAGTATGTTTGCCTTTGTATCGATCTTGTTTACTTATTATGGTGTGAATTTCCATTTGGTTGGATTGCATTCGTATGCGAGTGGTGAAGCTAAATCGTTAGATTGGATTTGGCAATCGTTAGGAGCAATTTCTATCTTAGGAGCTATTACATATCCTAAATATAGAAAGTATTATAAAAAATAA
- a CDS encoding glutathione peroxidase → MMKLAALTCCIALLFSCQNKAQNAMSSNTNSSVTMTKQSIHQFKVTDLSGNTFDFASLKGKKVIVVNTASKCGLTPQYKDLETLYTTYKDKGLVIVGFPANNFFSQEPGTNEEIAQFCQLNYGVTFPMMAKVSVKGKDMCEVYQFLTKQAKNGFEDSDVEWNFQKYLLNENGELEKVISPRTKPLDDEIVNWVKG, encoded by the coding sequence ATAATGAAACTAGCTGCTTTAACTTGTTGTATTGCATTGTTGTTTAGTTGTCAAAACAAAGCGCAAAATGCAATGTCCTCAAATACTAATTCTTCAGTAACCATGACCAAACAATCCATTCATCAATTTAAAGTGACTGATTTGTCAGGAAACACTTTTGATTTCGCTTCTTTAAAAGGAAAAAAAGTAATTGTGGTAAATACTGCTTCAAAATGTGGTTTGACACCTCAGTACAAAGATTTAGAGACTTTATACACTACCTATAAAGACAAAGGATTAGTAATTGTTGGTTTTCCTGCCAATAACTTTTTCTCTCAAGAACCGGGAACCAATGAAGAAATAGCACAGTTTTGCCAATTGAATTATGGCGTTACTTTTCCAATGATGGCAAAAGTTTCGGTAAAAGGAAAAGACATGTGTGAGGTGTATCAGTTTCTAACAAAACAAGCAAAAAACGGATTTGAGGATTCTGATGTAGAATGGAATTTTCAAAAATACTTGTTAAACGAAAACGGAGAATTGGAGAAAGTAATTTCGCCAAGAACCAAACCTTTAGATGATGAAATTGTTAATTGGGTAAAAGGATAA
- a CDS encoding tRNA dihydrouridine synthase, translating into MDFTLLSSPLQGFTDFRFRNAINTYFGGIDTYYSPYIRLNGKMVIKPSYERDLLPENNLDLEVIPQVITNDADEFLFVAKYVRELGYKELNWNLGCPYPMVTKSGMGSGLISNTEKINTVLERAHAETDILVSMKMRLGYETTQEILDVFPILDQYPLKNIAIHARLGKQLYKGGVHLDAFQACIDATQHKLYYNGDITSVAKFREMHERFPTIDHWMIGRGLIADPFLPIMIKQNTTEYPTNKMALFSDFHETLYQGYSESLSGPSHILLKMHHLWEYFSVIFSNPHKVQKKINKTKNIRNYELAVKEIIAAE; encoded by the coding sequence ATGGATTTTACTTTACTTTCTTCTCCTTTACAAGGATTTACTGATTTTCGATTTAGAAATGCAATCAATACTTATTTTGGTGGAATTGACACCTACTACTCACCTTACATTCGTTTGAATGGAAAAATGGTTATTAAACCGTCTTACGAAAGGGATTTGCTACCTGAGAACAATTTAGATTTAGAAGTGATTCCGCAAGTAATCACCAACGATGCCGATGAATTTTTGTTTGTAGCAAAATACGTTCGTGAATTAGGGTACAAAGAATTGAATTGGAATTTAGGTTGTCCCTATCCTATGGTGACCAAATCCGGAATGGGTTCGGGTTTAATAAGCAATACCGAAAAAATCAATACCGTTTTAGAAAGAGCGCATGCTGAAACCGATATTTTGGTTTCTATGAAAATGCGATTGGGTTACGAAACTACTCAAGAAATTTTGGATGTTTTCCCCATTTTGGATCAATATCCTTTAAAAAATATTGCCATTCACGCGCGCCTTGGAAAACAATTGTACAAAGGTGGCGTACATTTAGATGCTTTCCAAGCCTGCATTGATGCTACCCAACACAAATTGTATTATAATGGCGATATCACTTCAGTAGCGAAATTTAGAGAAATGCATGAGCGTTTCCCTACTATTGATCATTGGATGATTGGTAGAGGACTAATTGCAGATCCTTTCTTACCCATTATGATAAAACAAAATACTACTGAATACCCAACAAATAAAATGGCTTTATTTAGTGATTTCCACGAAACCTTATACCAAGGATATAGTGAATCACTTTCTGGACCTTCCCATATTTTATTAAAAATGCACCATTTGTGGGAGTACTTTTCAGTTATCTTCTCTAACCCACATAAAGTGCAAAAGAAGATTAACAAAACCAAAAACATTCGGAATTACGAATTGGCTGTTAAAGAAATTATAGCGGCTGAATAA
- a CDS encoding GNAT family N-acetyltransferase, with the protein MAITIRKFQKSDAVAILDIINYNILNATALYDYNIRTLAQQEAILDSKIQAGFPVIVAENNGEVVGFGMYSEFRFREAYKYTVEHSVYVQQDNQGLGIGKLLLSELIQLAKQQGLHTMIGVIDAENQTSIDFHHQFGFKTVGIIKESGFKFNRWLDSVFVQLILE; encoded by the coding sequence ATGGCCATTACTATCAGGAAATTTCAAAAATCGGATGCAGTTGCAATATTGGATATTATCAATTATAATATTCTAAATGCCACAGCTTTATACGATTATAATATCCGAACTTTAGCACAACAAGAAGCTATTTTGGATTCCAAAATACAAGCAGGATTTCCTGTTATAGTTGCTGAAAATAATGGCGAAGTGGTTGGCTTTGGAATGTATTCCGAATTCCGTTTTAGAGAAGCGTATAAATACACCGTAGAGCATTCGGTTTATGTTCAACAAGACAATCAAGGTTTGGGAATTGGAAAACTATTGTTATCCGAATTAATTCAATTGGCTAAACAACAAGGTCTCCATACTATGATTGGTGTCATTGATGCCGAAAACCAAACTAGTATTGATTTTCATCATCAATTTGGATTTAAAACCGTTGGAATCATTAAAGAATCTGGATTTAAATTCAATCGCTGGTTGGATTCTGTTTTTGTGCAATTGATTTTAGAATAA
- the menD gene encoding 2-succinyl-5-enolpyruvyl-6-hydroxy-3-cyclohexene-1-carboxylic-acid synthase has product MIYPKIPLAQSILEIFLAKGITNIIISPGSRNAPLTIGFASNPAFQCYSIADERSAGFFALGIAQQTKKTVALVCTSGSALLNYYPAIAEAFYSQIPLIVLSADRPQSKIDIGDGQTIRQENVFANHSLFNANLQEGTSLENDQKINEALNWAFTKKGPVHINAPFEEPLYETVSELAVQSYVSPSIETTAIVGDLSSFATIWNQASRKMILVGVNEPNAIDSKTIDFLASDESVSVWTETTSNLHHSSFITNIDTIITPITTSDFENFQPEILVTFGGMVVSKRIKAFLRKYKPKHHWHIDSLRAYDTFGALNQHFEMDPQLFFDHFIPLIKVVESDYSQQLIEIKSTRKLKHDAYLASVPFSDFTVFDTIMPKIPKHSQLQIGNSSAIRYAQLIPIDASIEVYCNRGTSGIDGCTSTAIGAAVANGKPTTFITGDIGFLYDTNALWNNYIPKNFKIILINNGGGGIFRILPGHEETPVFNTFFETSHCHTAEHLAKMYGFNYSIASDENTLEQTLKDFYSNNDQPQLLEIFTPTRKNDSILLNYFKNLT; this is encoded by the coding sequence ATGATCTACCCCAAAATACCTTTAGCACAAAGTATCCTTGAGATTTTTTTAGCCAAAGGAATTACCAATATCATTATTTCACCAGGTTCGCGAAATGCGCCATTAACCATTGGTTTTGCTTCTAATCCTGCGTTTCAATGTTACAGTATTGCCGATGAACGTTCGGCTGGTTTTTTTGCTTTAGGAATAGCGCAGCAAACTAAAAAAACCGTTGCTTTGGTTTGTACCTCAGGATCGGCTTTATTGAATTATTATCCTGCTATCGCGGAAGCATTTTATAGCCAAATTCCGTTAATCGTGCTTTCTGCAGACCGTCCTCAAAGCAAGATTGATATTGGCGACGGCCAAACCATTCGTCAAGAAAATGTGTTTGCTAATCATTCTTTGTTCAATGCTAATTTGCAGGAAGGTACTAGTTTAGAAAACGATCAAAAAATAAACGAAGCTTTGAATTGGGCTTTCACCAAAAAGGGACCAGTGCATATTAATGCGCCATTTGAAGAACCTTTGTATGAAACGGTTTCTGAACTTGCTGTGCAATCTTATGTGTCTCCTTCGATAGAAACTACTGCGATAGTAGGCGACTTAAGTTCGTTTGCCACTATTTGGAACCAAGCTTCCCGAAAAATGATATTAGTTGGCGTCAATGAACCCAATGCAATTGATTCCAAAACAATTGATTTTTTAGCCAGTGATGAATCAGTTTCGGTTTGGACTGAAACCACTTCAAACTTACATCATTCTAGTTTTATTACGAATATTGATACCATAATTACGCCAATTACTACCTCAGATTTTGAGAATTTTCAACCTGAAATTCTTGTAACTTTTGGAGGAATGGTCGTATCAAAACGTATTAAAGCTTTCTTGCGAAAATACAAACCCAAACACCATTGGCATATAGATTCGTTACGTGCGTATGATACTTTTGGCGCATTGAATCAGCATTTTGAAATGGATCCGCAATTGTTTTTTGATCACTTCATTCCATTAATAAAGGTTGTTGAGAGTGATTATTCGCAACAATTAATTGAAATCAAATCCACACGAAAACTAAAGCATGATGCCTATTTGGCTTCTGTTCCATTTTCTGATTTTACTGTTTTTGATACAATTATGCCAAAAATTCCTAAGCATAGCCAATTGCAAATTGGGAATAGTTCGGCCATTCGTTATGCGCAATTAATTCCAATTGACGCTTCAATTGAAGTCTATTGCAATAGAGGGACTAGCGGAATTGACGGCTGTACTTCAACAGCTATTGGTGCGGCTGTTGCCAATGGAAAACCAACTACTTTCATTACAGGTGATATTGGATTTTTGTATGATACCAACGCGCTTTGGAACAATTATATTCCGAAGAATTTTAAAATTATTCTAATCAACAATGGGGGTGGAGGTATTTTTAGAATTCTTCCAGGACATGAAGAAACTCCTGTATTCAATACTTTTTTCGAAACCTCGCATTGTCATACAGCGGAACATTTAGCAAAAATGTATGGCTTCAATTATAGCATAGCAAGTGATGAAAATACTTTAGAGCAAACGTTAAAGGATTTCTATTCCAATAATGATCAACCTCAACTATTAGAGATATTCACACCCACTCGGAAAAACGATTCGATTTTACTGAATTATTTTAAGAATTTAACATAA
- a CDS encoding M28 family metallopeptidase, producing MKITSFWLATFFLFTSQISHTQSTVSDPEIKKMVAEVSATNMENTVRKLVSFGTRHTLSDTKSNSRGIGAAQRWVKSEFDKYAKNSNGRLTAEIDYFTIKADGRRIAVDSQLGNVMATLKGTDPTDNRVLIISGHLDSRATDVMNATIDAPGANDDGSGVAAVLEISRIMSQREFPFTIIFVTVVGEEQGLYGAKHLAEKAKAENWNIIAMLNNDMIGNSLSNGTGLRDNVNVRVFSEAIPYLETEAEAKVRKSINRENDSPSRLLARYIKTTTSQYIDQLNINLVYRNDRFLRGGDHTPFSQNGFTAIRFCEMNENYDHQHQDVRLDKGTQFGDLPEFMDFEYMRKVTGANLATLSNLGWSPKAPKNVGIKISELTNFSDLVWSAPEGKPVFGYQVLIRETAASHWEKTIFVKDTTVTIPYSKDNYLFAIQSVNELGHASLPVFPVPVK from the coding sequence ATGAAAATTACTTCTTTTTGGCTTGCAACTTTTTTTCTTTTCACCTCCCAAATTAGCCATACTCAATCTACTGTAAGCGATCCTGAAATTAAAAAAATGGTTGCCGAAGTGAGCGCAACCAATATGGAAAATACAGTTCGAAAACTAGTTTCATTTGGTACTCGCCATACACTTAGCGATACCAAAAGTAATAGTCGAGGTATTGGAGCAGCACAACGTTGGGTAAAATCGGAATTTGACAAATATGCTAAAAATTCCAATGGTAGATTAACTGCTGAAATAGATTATTTCACTATTAAAGCAGATGGTAGAAGAATCGCTGTGGATAGCCAATTAGGAAATGTGATGGCTACTTTAAAAGGAACTGATCCAACGGATAATAGGGTTTTAATCATTAGTGGGCACTTGGATTCTCGCGCCACCGATGTAATGAATGCTACTATTGATGCACCTGGTGCCAATGATGACGGATCGGGTGTGGCAGCAGTATTGGAAATCAGTAGAATTATGAGCCAAAGAGAATTTCCGTTTACTATCATTTTTGTAACAGTTGTGGGCGAAGAACAAGGTTTGTATGGCGCTAAACATTTAGCCGAAAAAGCCAAAGCAGAGAATTGGAACATTATCGCCATGTTGAATAACGATATGATTGGCAATAGTCTATCCAATGGAACTGGTTTACGTGATAATGTAAATGTACGTGTATTTAGTGAAGCGATTCCCTATCTGGAAACTGAGGCTGAAGCCAAAGTACGAAAATCAATTAATCGAGAAAATGATAGTCCATCACGTTTATTAGCTCGTTATATTAAGACTACTACAAGTCAATACATCGATCAATTGAATATTAATTTGGTTTACCGCAATGACCGATTCCTTCGTGGCGGAGATCATACTCCGTTTTCTCAAAATGGATTTACTGCCATTCGCTTTTGCGAAATGAATGAAAACTACGATCACCAACATCAAGATGTGCGTTTGGACAAAGGAACGCAATTTGGCGATTTACCAGAGTTTATGGATTTTGAATACATGCGTAAAGTAACTGGCGCTAACTTAGCTACTTTGAGTAATTTAGGTTGGTCACCAAAAGCTCCAAAAAATGTTGGAATTAAAATTAGTGAGTTAACCAATTTCTCCGACTTAGTTTGGTCGGCTCCGGAAGGGAAACCAGTGTTTGGTTACCAAGTTTTAATTCGTGAAACTGCTGCTTCCCATTGGGAAAAAACAATTTTTGTGAAAGATACGACAGTAACAATTCCCTATTCAAAAGACAATTATTTGTTTGCTATACAATCGGTAAATGAATTGGGACATGCAAGTTTACCCGTCTTTCCTGTTCCAGTAAAGTAA